The Mesorhizobium sp. M1D.F.Ca.ET.043.01.1.1 genome contains a region encoding:
- a CDS encoding peroxiredoxin yields the protein MTVKKKVPFVTFLTRVRDDSVQGPNPYRWEEKTSDDYFVGKRVILFSLPGAFTPTCSTYQLPNFEELYDEFEKEGVDAIYCMSVNDAFVMNAWGKALGLEKVQLIPDGSGEFTRKMGMLVAKDNLGFGMRSWRYAAVINNGVVERWFEEDGFCDNCETDPYGTSSPQNVLETLKAANP from the coding sequence ATGACCGTCAAAAAAAAGGTTCCTTTCGTCACCTTTCTAACGCGTGTTCGCGATGATTCAGTCCAAGGGCCAAATCCATACCGTTGGGAAGAAAAGACATCCGACGACTACTTTGTCGGCAAGCGCGTCATACTGTTCTCGCTGCCAGGCGCCTTCACCCCGACCTGCTCGACCTATCAACTGCCCAACTTCGAAGAGCTCTACGACGAGTTCGAGAAGGAGGGAGTTGACGCGATCTACTGCATGTCCGTCAACGATGCCTTCGTCATGAATGCCTGGGGCAAGGCCCTGGGGCTGGAGAAAGTCCAGCTCATCCCAGACGGCTCGGGCGAGTTCACCCGCAAGATGGGCATGCTGGTTGCCAAGGACAATCTCGGCTTCGGCATGCGCTCCTGGCGCTACGCTGCCGTCATCAACAATGGCGTGGTGGAGCGGTGGTTCGAGGAGGACGGTTTCTGCGACAACTGCGAGACCGACCCCTATGGCACATCGTCGCCACAGAACGTCCTTGAAACGCTGAAAGCAGCAAATCCGTGA
- a CDS encoding cytochrome P450, with the protein MAINPVPDHVPPEMVRDFSLFTSPGMPPTPNGDPHAAVACAHDGPPIFYSPYNTQDGRGTWVITRAADQRKVLQDAETFSSHRSIFSSILGETWPTIPLELDPPAHGVFRSLLSPLLSPKRVTALEPAIRERAIALIDGITASGTSCDVMKDFAFPFTVSIFLRFLGLPDQGLDTFVGWAKDLLHGNDVERPVAARKIVAFIDELATNRRKDPVDDLMTFIVQAQVEGRRLTDEEIRGIGVLVFVAGLDTVAAAIGFDLAYLARNLKDQELLRSEPDRILLATEELLRAYPPIQLIRVATKNIDFEGAPIRKGDYVSCATMIANRDPEEFDSPNTVDLAREHNRHAAFGYGPHRCLGSHLARREIVIGLEEWLARIPTFQIKEGTAPITSGGHVFGIENLILDWS; encoded by the coding sequence ATGGCGATCAACCCGGTTCCGGATCATGTCCCGCCCGAAATGGTGAGAGACTTCAGCCTGTTCACATCGCCAGGCATGCCACCAACGCCCAACGGGGATCCACACGCAGCCGTCGCTTGCGCCCATGACGGGCCTCCAATCTTCTATTCCCCCTACAACACGCAAGATGGCCGGGGCACCTGGGTCATCACCCGCGCCGCAGACCAGCGTAAGGTGTTGCAGGACGCTGAAACTTTTTCCAGCCATCGCAGCATCTTCTCCTCTATACTGGGCGAAACCTGGCCGACGATCCCGCTTGAGCTCGATCCACCGGCCCATGGCGTCTTTCGCTCGCTACTCAGTCCGCTGCTTTCGCCCAAGCGGGTGACGGCACTGGAACCGGCTATCCGTGAGCGAGCGATAGCCCTGATCGACGGGATCACCGCATCGGGCACGAGCTGCGACGTCATGAAGGATTTTGCCTTTCCGTTCACTGTCAGCATCTTCCTTCGCTTTCTGGGGTTGCCGGATCAGGGACTCGATACATTTGTCGGCTGGGCGAAAGATCTGCTCCACGGCAACGATGTGGAACGACCTGTGGCTGCCCGCAAGATTGTGGCTTTCATCGACGAACTTGCAACCAATCGCCGCAAGGATCCGGTCGACGATCTCATGACCTTCATCGTGCAGGCACAGGTCGAGGGCCGCCGGCTAACCGACGAGGAGATCCGTGGCATCGGCGTGCTTGTCTTCGTCGCGGGACTTGACACCGTCGCAGCAGCTATAGGCTTTGACCTGGCTTATCTAGCGCGCAACCTCAAGGATCAGGAACTGCTGCGCAGCGAACCGGACCGCATCCTGCTCGCAACCGAAGAATTGCTGCGGGCCTATCCGCCCATTCAGTTGATCCGCGTGGCTACGAAAAATATCGACTTCGAAGGCGCGCCGATCCGAAAGGGGGACTATGTGTCCTGCGCCACGATGATTGCAAATCGCGACCCGGAGGAATTCGACTCCCCCAACACGGTCGATCTGGCGCGAGAGCACAACCGCCACGCCGCCTTTGGCTATGGTCCCCACCGTTGCCTTGGCTCACACCTTGCCCGGCGCGAGATTGTCATTGGCCTGGAGGAGTGGCTGGCGCGCATACCGACCTTCCAGATCAAGGAGGGTACAGCGCCCATCACCTCTGGCGGCCATGTGTTCGGGATCGAAAATCTGATCCTGGACTGGTCATGA
- a CDS encoding nuclear transport factor 2 family protein produces the protein MGQEKITELLDREAIRDCLYRYCRGIDRADEAALRSAYWPDAHDNHGAYCGSAEGFIEFALGVFKTGPRLIHQITNVLIEFIDPAEAVVESYFTALQRGPDNDGEARQVLLCGRYCDQLQKREGAWRIAERTVVYDWFEEQTPPAVPEEERFGLRQPIGAAHPNDPVYALRKRRSSSSK, from the coding sequence ATGGGCCAGGAAAAAATCACCGAATTACTCGACCGCGAGGCGATCCGCGACTGCCTTTATCGGTACTGCCGCGGTATAGACCGCGCGGATGAGGCTGCGCTGCGCAGTGCGTATTGGCCCGATGCGCATGACAATCACGGCGCCTATTGTGGCTCAGCCGAGGGCTTCATTGAGTTTGCGCTTGGTGTCTTCAAGACCGGACCGCGCTTAATCCACCAGATCACGAACGTATTGATTGAATTCATCGATCCGGCGGAGGCCGTGGTCGAGAGCTATTTCACCGCGCTGCAACGCGGACCAGACAACGACGGAGAAGCACGCCAGGTGCTCCTCTGCGGCCGTTACTGCGATCAGCTTCAGAAGAGGGAAGGGGCGTGGCGCATTGCCGAACGGACCGTGGTTTACGATTGGTTCGAAGAGCAGACCCCACCAGCGGTCCCCGAGGAAGAGCGGTTCGGCTTGCGGCAACCTATCGGAGCAGCGCATCCCAATGACCCGGTTTACGCGCTCAGGAAGCGCCGCAGCTCGTCATCAAAATGA
- a CDS encoding ferredoxin: protein MRIIAHNAKCQGHARCSAQAPEIFKLDDEGYILPGDIEVAEGEQLRASQGARSCPERALEVDRTSAARFEPAAIQPRAGED, encoded by the coding sequence ATGCGCATTATCGCCCACAATGCCAAATGCCAGGGTCACGCGCGATGCTCGGCGCAAGCGCCCGAGATCTTCAAGCTTGATGACGAGGGCTACATCCTGCCGGGTGACATTGAGGTTGCGGAGGGGGAGCAACTGCGTGCGTCACAAGGCGCGCGATCCTGCCCCGAACGTGCGCTGGAAGTCGATCGCACATCGGCCGCGCGGTTCGAACCAGCCGCCATTCAACCAAGAGCTGGGGAAGATTAG
- a CDS encoding phage portal protein, which yields MVQDTGKFHGCLADQHRRGVQQRAGQSRRLRLHDADRLGYSKLRVKLVEQDANGIWTETKSPAFSPVLKKPNGFQNRIQYWENYFLSKLMRGNVYVLKIRDGSRVVRSQIVLAPDRVTSLVADDGSVFYQLRTDNVSGIKEDIMVPASEIIHDRFNCLFHPLVGLSPIYAAGVAATQGLNILDSSTQFFGNRSRPGGVLTAPGSISQETADRLKAAFDTNYSGENAGKIAVLGDDLKFEPIAMNATDSQLIEQLKWTAEVVCSTFHVPPRNPL from the coding sequence GTGGTACAGGATACTGGAAAGTTTCACGGGTGCTTGGCAGACCAACACCGTCGTGGAGTTCAACAGCGTGCTGGCCAATCACGCCGTCTTCGCCTGCATGACGCTGATCGCCTCGGATATTCCAAGCTCCGCGTCAAGCTGGTCGAGCAAGACGCCAACGGCATCTGGACGGAGACCAAGAGCCCCGCGTTTTCGCCTGTGCTGAAAAAGCCGAACGGCTTCCAGAACCGCATCCAGTACTGGGAGAATTACTTTCTCTCCAAGCTGATGCGCGGCAACGTCTACGTCCTGAAAATCCGCGACGGCAGCAGGGTGGTTCGCTCGCAGATCGTGCTGGCGCCGGATCGCGTGACGTCGCTGGTCGCCGATGACGGCTCAGTGTTCTACCAGCTGCGCACCGACAATGTCAGCGGGATCAAAGAGGACATCATGGTCCCCGCCAGCGAGATCATCCACGACCGCTTCAACTGCCTGTTTCATCCGCTGGTCGGGCTGTCGCCGATCTACGCCGCCGGCGTGGCGGCAACGCAAGGTTTGAACATCCTCGACAGCTCGACGCAGTTTTTTGGCAACAGGAGCCGGCCCGGCGGCGTTCTGACCGCACCCGGGTCGATCAGCCAGGAAACCGCCGATCGTCTCAAGGCCGCGTTCGATACCAACTACAGCGGCGAGAACGCCGGCAAAATTGCCGTGCTTGGCGACGATTTGAAATTCGAGCCGATCGCGATGAACGCCACCGATTCGCAGCTGATCGAGCAACTGAAATGGACGGCCGAAGTGGTCTGCTCGACCTTCCACGTTCCGCCAAGGAACCCTCTTTAG
- the rpoN gene encoding RNA polymerase factor sigma-54, protein MQSSASLLQRQKQSFVLTPQMMESIRLLQLAHPELHQFVEQEIEKNPFLEHASNDGRAPKDTPSISAENPHIGPTTGGISDRASEWKSIRGKNNVATGGNNALEDTCTSTETLHDHVARQIALSAFAPLERRIAGELAGYLEDNGYVQVNLSELASSLNVREADVERVLGTLQQFDPPGIFARTLSECLEIQLRQLDRFDPAMAALVANLEALARRDFQALKRHCGVDEDDLLDMLHEIRALDPKPGNRFQSGGPEAIIPDVLVLPSPAGGWQIELNPDTLPKVLMNQTYFAEVSRLSTHNSKDQAFLNECLQNANWLIRSLDQRAKTILKVAAEIIRQQDAFLEHGVDHLRPLSLRTVADAVNVHQSTVSRVTSNKYMLTPRGVFELKYFFTVAIASFEGGDAHSAEAVRHRIKAMVTLESPDEVLSDDDIATRLKETGIDIARRTVAKYREALNIPSSSRRRREKRVWLRCQSSPGGGAHESGS, encoded by the coding sequence ATGCAGTCCTCAGCAAGCCTGCTTCAGCGTCAGAAGCAATCGTTCGTTTTGACACCGCAAATGATGGAGTCAATTCGCCTGCTGCAACTGGCGCATCCCGAACTGCATCAGTTCGTCGAGCAGGAAATCGAGAAGAACCCCTTTCTGGAACATGCATCAAACGATGGCCGGGCGCCGAAGGATACTCCGTCGATCTCGGCCGAAAACCCCCACATCGGACCGACGACGGGCGGAATATCGGATCGGGCCTCGGAGTGGAAATCAATCCGCGGCAAAAACAATGTCGCAACGGGGGGAAACAATGCTCTCGAAGATACCTGCACGTCCACCGAAACACTGCACGACCATGTCGCTCGTCAGATCGCTCTCAGCGCATTCGCGCCGCTGGAGCGGCGAATAGCTGGCGAGCTTGCCGGTTATCTGGAAGACAACGGGTACGTTCAGGTGAACCTTTCGGAACTAGCCAGCAGCCTGAATGTCCGGGAGGCTGACGTGGAACGGGTTCTCGGAACCTTGCAGCAGTTCGATCCACCGGGGATTTTTGCGCGAACTCTCAGCGAATGCCTTGAGATACAATTGCGGCAGCTAGACAGGTTCGACCCGGCGATGGCAGCGCTGGTCGCCAATCTTGAAGCGCTAGCGCGACGCGATTTTCAGGCATTGAAGCGCCACTGCGGTGTCGACGAAGACGACCTTCTCGATATGTTGCACGAAATCCGCGCGCTCGATCCCAAGCCTGGAAACCGATTCCAATCCGGAGGGCCTGAAGCGATCATACCCGACGTCTTGGTCCTGCCCTCGCCCGCAGGCGGATGGCAAATCGAACTCAATCCAGACACGCTGCCCAAAGTGCTGATGAACCAAACCTATTTTGCCGAGGTCTCGCGCCTAAGCACGCACAATTCGAAAGATCAGGCATTTCTCAACGAATGCCTCCAAAACGCGAACTGGCTAATCCGCAGCCTTGATCAGCGCGCCAAGACAATCCTCAAGGTCGCGGCTGAAATCATCCGCCAGCAGGACGCTTTTTTGGAACACGGCGTCGACCACCTGCGGCCTCTCAGTCTCAGGACTGTCGCGGATGCGGTCAACGTGCACCAGTCGACGGTAAGCCGGGTGACGTCGAACAAATACATGCTGACCCCGCGTGGCGTGTTCGAGCTGAAGTATTTTTTCACCGTCGCGATCGCCTCCTTCGAAGGCGGCGACGCGCACTCCGCCGAAGCTGTCCGCCATCGTATCAAGGCGATGGTTACCTTGGAATCGCCCGACGAAGTGCTTTCCGACGACGACATCGCCACCCGGCTCAAGGAAACGGGGATTGACATTGCTCGCCGTACGGTTGCGAAATATCGTGAGGCGCTAAACATCCCGTCCTCCTCGCGACGTCGCCGGGAAAAG